One Micromonospora craniellae genomic region harbors:
- a CDS encoding oxidoreductase: MTADPLAPLLDLADVADAVARARARFDQALGHRALRRHGGQVAAEVGLRSAVASAGLEGRPHEREAVRAGTVTEPVLQGALRVAGALPGLTDLWPRAPRQALAKLHVLAARDIVDQPDLGRPVDDPVVAARLDALAALVAGGTKVTPMVLAAVVHGELLNLRPFAGPSSVVARGAARLVLLASGVDPRGLLPVDVGHREREPEYVGAAGAFATGTPDGLRSWLRHYMSAVEVGAEQLTAIGDEVLAAA, translated from the coding sequence GTGACCGCCGACCCGCTCGCGCCGCTACTCGACCTCGCCGACGTCGCCGACGCCGTCGCGCGCGCCCGCGCCCGATTCGACCAGGCACTCGGCCACCGCGCGCTGCGCCGTCACGGCGGCCAGGTCGCGGCCGAGGTCGGCCTGCGGTCCGCGGTGGCCAGCGCCGGCCTGGAAGGCCGGCCCCACGAGCGTGAGGCGGTACGCGCCGGCACCGTCACCGAACCGGTCCTCCAAGGCGCTCTGCGCGTCGCCGGAGCGCTGCCCGGGCTGACCGACCTCTGGCCGAGAGCGCCCCGGCAGGCCCTCGCGAAGCTGCACGTACTCGCCGCCCGCGACATCGTGGACCAGCCCGACCTGGGCCGCCCGGTCGACGACCCGGTGGTCGCCGCCCGCCTCGACGCCCTGGCCGCGTTGGTGGCCGGCGGCACCAAGGTCACCCCTATGGTGCTGGCCGCCGTGGTGCACGGGGAACTACTCAACCTGCGCCCCTTTGCCGGCCCCTCCAGCGTGGTGGCCCGGGGCGCGGCCCGCCTGGTGCTGCTCGCCAGCGGCGTCGACCCACGCGGCCTGCTGCCGGTCGACGTCGGGCACCGGGAACGCGAGCCGGAGTACGTCGGAGCGGCCGGCGCCTTCGCCACCGGGACGCCGGACGGGCTCCGCTCGTGGCTCCGCCACTACATGTCCGCCGTCGAGGTGGGCGCCGAACAGCTCACCGCCATCGGCGACGAGGTCCTGGCCGCCGCCTGA
- a CDS encoding HAD family hydrolase, whose amino-acid sequence MGRSAAFFDLDKTVIAKSSALAFGRPFYRDGLITRRDVVKSAYAQLMFRLGGTDEQTMARTRDYLAALCKGWQVEQVRQIVAETLHELINPYVYAEAAALIEEHQAAGRDVVLVSASGEEMVRPIGVLLGVTDVIATRMGVVNGRYSGEVEFYAAGPSKVEAVSELAEARGYDLADSYAYSDSYTDRPLLECVGHPSVVNPDRQLRKLAVENAWPVLEFRHPIPLGRRLRERPGVPVAAAALGVGVGVAIGIAWYGRHRRTRAASSA is encoded by the coding sequence GTGGGCCGAAGTGCCGCTTTCTTCGATCTGGACAAGACCGTCATCGCCAAGTCGAGCGCCCTGGCGTTCGGTCGGCCGTTCTACCGGGACGGTTTGATCACCCGGCGTGACGTGGTCAAGTCGGCGTACGCGCAGCTGATGTTCCGGCTGGGCGGCACCGACGAGCAGACCATGGCCAGGACCAGGGACTACCTCGCCGCCCTGTGCAAGGGATGGCAGGTGGAGCAGGTCCGCCAGATCGTCGCGGAGACATTGCACGAGTTGATCAACCCCTACGTGTACGCCGAGGCCGCCGCCCTCATCGAGGAGCACCAGGCCGCCGGGCGGGACGTGGTGCTGGTCTCCGCCTCCGGCGAGGAGATGGTCCGCCCGATCGGCGTGCTGCTCGGGGTCACCGACGTGATCGCCACCCGGATGGGTGTGGTGAACGGGCGGTACAGCGGCGAGGTCGAGTTCTACGCGGCCGGTCCGAGCAAGGTCGAGGCGGTCAGCGAGTTGGCCGAGGCGCGCGGGTACGACCTGGCCGACTCGTACGCCTACTCCGACTCGTACACGGATCGGCCGTTGTTGGAGTGCGTGGGGCATCCGAGCGTGGTCAACCCGGATCGGCAGTTGCGCAAGCTCGCGGTGGAGAACGCCTGGCCGGTGCTGGAGTTCCGGCACCCGATCCCGCTGGGTCGGCGGCTGCGGGAGCGACCCGGCGTCCCGGTGGCCGCGGCCGCGCTCGGCGTGGGTGTCGGGGTGGCGATCGGCATCGCCTGGTACGGCCGGCACCGCCGGACCCGCGCCGCAAGCTCCGCCTGA